A genomic segment from Nicotiana sylvestris chromosome 1, ASM39365v2, whole genome shotgun sequence encodes:
- the LOC138871920 gene encoding uncharacterized protein produces the protein MCRLQFQFSPRTRQRLLRMSSLRLEMFKKYKPPVFSGLASEDALGFLDECYFILYTMGILGLSRSLKDAWRADFEHLRQGAMTVSEYAVYYASLARHASALVSTVRERVHRFIKGLITSIRSSMASLPAASSAQAPPRSQEPYYAPPVSSAPPAQGAFGDSLVVNHVYRLCLVALSDFETRADLLLLSMVDFDIILGYHQLKIQEPDIPKTAFRTRYGYFELLVMSFGLTNAPVAFMHLMHSVFWSYLDSFIIVFIDDILVYSRSREDHEHHLRTVLQTLREKKLYAKFSKCEFWLDLVAFLGHVVSSEGIQVDPKKI, from the exons aTGTGCCGCCTGCAGTTCCAATTCAGCCCAAGGACAAGGCAGCGGCTTCTGAGGATGAGCAGTTTGAGGCTTGAGATGTTCAAGAAATACAAGCCccctgtatttagtggtctagcgtcggaggatgctctgggatttcttgatgaaTGTTACTTCATTCTCTATACCATGGGTATCTTAGGATTGAgcagg agcctcaaggacgcatggcgtgcagattttgagcatttgcgccagggtgctatgactgtctcagaatATGCTGTCTATTACGcaagtttggctaggcatgcatcAGCCTTGGTTTCCACAGTTCGCGAGAGAGTTCACCGGTTTATTAAGGGCCTTATtaccagcatcaggtctagcatggctt ctcttccagcagccagtagtgctcaAGCTCCTCCTAgatctcaggagccttattatgcacctccggtttctagcgcgcctcctgcgcagGGTGCTTTCGGAG attctcttgttgtgaacCACGTTTATCggttgtgtttggttgctcttagtgattttgagaccagagctgatctattgttactcagcatggttgattttgatattatcttgg gttaccatcagttgaagattcaggagccagatatcccgaagactgctttcaggactcggtatggctaTTTTGAgctccttgttatgtcatttgggctgaccaatgccccagtagcctttatgcatttgatgcacagtgtgttctggtcgtatcttgactcgttcatcattgtctttattgatgatattctagtgtattctcggagtcgagaagatcatgagcaCCACCTGagaactgtgcttcagactttgagagagaagaagttatatgctaaattctcaaaatgtgagttttggttggatttagtggcattcctaggtcacgtggtatcgagtgagggtattcaggtggatccaaagaagatatag